In Nitrospira sp., one DNA window encodes the following:
- a CDS encoding flagellar biosynthetic protein FliO: protein MDMWESIVRMVSALGIVLALILGLLAVARSTVGRRFFPVVGDTPLVRILGSGPLGSRKHVMVVAVAGEVFILGTTPTDLVPLGKVTDPEQVNRLMAHATPSFTGAVHGDQAGGQEGSRASH, encoded by the coding sequence ATGGACATGTGGGAAAGCATCGTGCGCATGGTCTCGGCGCTCGGAATCGTGCTGGCGCTCATTCTCGGGCTCCTGGCCGTCGCCAGATCGACGGTCGGCCGACGATTTTTTCCCGTCGTGGGCGACACGCCGTTGGTGCGCATCTTGGGAAGCGGCCCCCTGGGATCTCGGAAGCATGTGATGGTGGTGGCAGTGGCAGGAGAGGTCTTCATCCTTGGCACCACGCCGACCGATCTGGTGCCGCTCGGAAAAGTGACTGATCCCGAGCAGGTGAACCGGTTGATGGCCCACGCCACGCCCTCGTTCACGGGCGCCGTACACGGCGACCAGGCCGGCGGTCAGGAGGGATCCCGTGCGAGCCACTAA